The Channa argus isolate prfri chromosome 13, Channa argus male v1.0, whole genome shotgun sequence DNA window TATGCTTTAtgctacatttatttacatttatatatcaAACTACTTCAGTGTTTTTCGTAACCATATACCAATTTAAAAAGCAGAgactttaaagaacaaaatccaGCTTCTAGACGTATTAAATGCAGACAACTGGACCATATCTCATgtgtttgtcatgttacaaAGTCAGAAAAGGAAGCTGCTCCAATATAGAACAGTCTAAAGATGATCAATGATCGTTACTGTCTGCAACACACACCAGCTCTCACTTGTTCTGCCCtgctgacttaaaaaaaaaaaaagaattctgaACTTATTCTTAGAAATCTGAGTTCAAAAAGTCTGTTCCTCTCCACCTCACTCAtggattaaacattaaacatggtGGCTCCACGCTAAAACTGAGTCTGTATCCTCCACATTCAAACATTAGCCAATCTcgcataaacacaaaataaaacaatctggTTTTGGGTAATTTTACTTCATCATCCTAAAAAAACCTTAAAGGACCTTAAAGTCTGAGATTCAAATGTAAGGCTTTTTTCAAGACCAGCAGACCTGCTTGTAAACAGCAACTGCCAACAATGATGTTTCTATACCCTAGAGCTTTATTCTAGCATTAAAATGCAACTCTGCcagacattacatttatttatttgatacatttagacaaaacaatacaaagacaTTACAATCAATGCCAGCAAAGATCAAGGAGAATAAGATATCTCATGATCAAATAGGCCAAgtgcaataaaatgtgctgtgtaCATTCCTTAGTCAGTCAGACAGATTCTGTTGGCACCACTTTATTCACTAATGCCTAGAACATAACTCAAAGGTCCAATAACTAAGTTAAGTGCTAAACTAATTATTGTATATCAGAAAGAAAACCGACAAAATTGCTCTGCTGTCTAAATTCTGCGTCCTAGTTTAAAGGTCTCACCGTGTGGTGTTTAACAACATTTTCCTAATCACTAATTTTGTGTATTATCTCCTAGAACtgctaaacacattttatttattattgaatgtttaaaaaaagtttatacctttttttgttttttagagtaGAATCATAGTGTCTATCACAGTTTGCATAAATATATGTTGCAAATACTCATACTTTTTTTGGAATAAATTCAACAGTGTATTATTCTTGCCAAGAAATGAGAGGACTTGATCAAACAGGTCTGACTGAGAGGTAGGttgactttctctttttttgggACTGAAACTTTCCCCACAGGGCTCACTTGAGTTAGGTATCGATGAAATGTCACTCTTCATTAAGTCATATTGTTAAAAGGCATTTCCAgaagaaaaaagcttttaaaaacacacaaatgagtcttttttaatataaatttttaTTGGTAGATTAGATTATAAATGTCTgtcagaaaataacaaaattactttttttttcatttaagttgTATGTGGCTCTcagtaccacacacacacacacacacacacacacacacacacacacacacacacacacacacactcacactcagcTGAAACACTCCATGCTGGCCTTAGCTCTCTCCATCTCATGTAGGAAGTTGTAAAACTGAGGAAGTGTCAACTCTGAAAGAGATGAGACAACagttttcaaataaaactgatttagtTCAATCTAAAAGGTCAGTTCacacaaataatataattattttatgatcCCACTGCTGTCTTCAGTTGCCGTGCCAGCAGGTCACTGAAGTAACGATAGTGATGTCTGTGGTCTGTTTCTTTGGAAAGGACAGCACGTTTGTCTCCCTGTGTTGCCATTGAAACTATAGCGTTAGCCGCCTGTTAGCCACAGCTACTGTGTAACATGCTTTGCTGCACCACTGCATTCAAGGAGATGACAAAGTGTAGGTAATTTGGAAGCGTTCAAAGCCCAATACTACGCATTCACCTTTGTTGTTGAACAGCTGCTCCGattgttttctttatcatttttacaGTATGCAACTACAGACTCTagtgctgtttttctttatttatattgtgcgTTGAATATTACAGGCGTAGAGGCTTTGATCCAATAGATGTGATCGTAGGTTGctcttgatgtttttttagACGTGAGAACGACTGCTCACAATGCAAACGCAGACTCAACCATGGTCCATACTCACACGCGCTGCCCATTCATGGTGAAAAGTATGGTGGTactcatctttttttctcctcgttttttttatttcgaACGTCCTTTTTAACACTGTAATTTCTgtactgttttactttaaaatgtcagcGGAATTATTAATAACTTACCGTGTTAAGAAATGTCAGCTAAGATTAATCTGCGAGCCAGACGCAGTCATCGAAAGAGCCACATCTGGCTCACGAGCCCTAGTTTTCCGACCCCTGCTCTATGTCATACATGGTCTAACCAATATATTATTACTAACAGCATAACTCTTTAACCTCACGGTTTTTCATTGAACTGAAATGTAAAAGCCACCAAAGCTTTATGTGGCAATGCAGATAGAGTCAGCGACACCAATAGAGTCACCACTAATATACAGTTAAAGGTTATTAAGGTGTTACCTCACTGTCTAAATTAGTAGCTGGCCACGGGGAAAATAATGGACATGCTTTCATgtagtacagtatataaaccttttttctcttttcgaTAAGCCTCATCTCTGAAGTGGTCAATGAAGTGGTTCTGGTTGATCACACATTTTGGGTCAAACTTCAGATATTTTATTGCCACGTCACTAATAACGTGTCacgcagaaaaaaaattaatgattaaaaagtCTAGTGGTCCAGACATTGCCACCACCATGTACTGCAAACCTCATTACCTAAAATAACTTCGAAAACTATTACTGAGCCGAAGTGGATGAAACTGTGTTCCGCAAGACGAGCTAGCAAATCAGACTGTAAACAAAGATGAGAGGACATCTCTTGCATGCACAGCTGATGCTTGCTCACTTTAGAccactataaaaaataaatatggtaATTCTGGGCATTTGACAAACCTTACCTAAAAGTTTACAAACCAGATGTTTTGAAATGATGTGTTATGGAGTGGAACAGTGTGTCTGACTGAtgagtgtttttaatgtgcttaGACAACAATGGGGTCCACCACACAAGTAAACAAGCTCATTTAGGGTCTGTATAGGcaatattaaaaatagaatttgtttaaaaaataacatgAGGCTTTAAGGACGACCTTCTGAACAAAAAGACAGGCGAGGGACAGGGCTAACAGCAgctaaatgtcagaaaaatgtaaaagttaataTATAGTCTGCTGGATTTTTCACCCCGCTGCTTCAAAAGCTCTGTATTTGTAATgatcataaatacattttagaaagcAATGCACCAGCACTTGCACTAAAGGTTGGTGTTTCTGAGGAGAACCTGCAGACATGAGTAATGTGTGGAGTGTTTCTTCATTGTAATTATTaatcctgctgctgctcccaGATAGAGGTGACTGCTAGAGATCGAGTTGGGCACAATTCTTATCGAGTCTTATTTTTAGTGAGGTTCTTCGCAAATATAATAATGCACACTTTGTATCAGTGAGCACAGATTCACTCACCCATGTAGACATTTTCAGTGGAATTCCCCTTTCTGACCACCAGTTTTAACTGCAAGAGAACCAAGTTTGTGTTTAACAAAGCCAAACAaaggcatgtgtgtgttttcagtcaagAGCAGAGTTCAGTAAGCTTTCATACCTGCAGAAAGATATTACCCACTTTCTGAATCTCACTGGTGCCAACAGTCACTGTGGGGACCACAAAACACATCATATCATCAtgaatttacaaattaaataaagcagaattttattaatgtttctgattgatatacatatatacatattcaTATATATTAGGGTATTATGTAGCCCCCCTTTTGTACGTATGACTTCTAAGACAGCAAAATTCTGAACTGCATGCAGTCACACTAACAGAGAGGCACACAGGTAGGATGCTGTTATGTAGCTAATCTTTGTGAACTGCTCAGTTAACTAAAAAACATGATTGTTTAACAGAATGTCCTAAACagcatgagaaagaaaaaacatctacAAGGTTACGGTTAGAATATTTTGGCCTTGTGTATTATACCTCGCTTGATGTACTGTCCATTATTGTGCATTTGCATCCCTCATGTGCTTAACTGTGTTCTGGGTTGTGACATATCTGAATGAAGTCATAAGGAACATGACAGCATAAAAGGATTTAACTACCACTTTCACCTCatattttttcaacttttttctgCACATAGTCTGGGATTTATTGTACGAATGAAATAGCACCTTCTTAGTTTTAAGTGGTTATATTAGAATTTATATTGAGAGTAATGCTACACacagtaaatgtctttttttcctttaactcCTGGATCACCACTTATAAGTTACTGCTTCGAAACTGCATTGTATGTATAGTACCATCTTCTCTATGGAACAACTGTCTTTCAAAATAACATAATTGGATAATTGATTTTGGGGGTGTTTGGTATTTTGCAGAAAAGCCATAGCAAAATGTGCTACAACTCAAAAGACCTGGAGATTTTTTTATATACCTTAAAATTCAGCCTACTAAACTTCACTGGTCACTTCGGCTGCCAGACTAGAAGTGTCTCCATAGATGTGTGACCAGATACAGCTGACCCACTGGCGATATGCAAATATGTAGTCTGATTGTCTGCTTGTAGGTTTTGCATATCAACAGCCATTTGTGTAACAGTACAGAGGAAAAGCAGCACCGAGGACAGTGTGTTTTATAATGAAAATCAGGCCAACAACAGCTTAACGTGATGCTAATCACTGTCCTGCCCAGTGTATTAGCATTTCTATCACCTCCAGTCTTTATGCATTCAGACTAATGACTTCTAAACATTGAAGCCTAAGAGATTCCCAACAGCACTACAAAGCTGACATGCTGAAATGAATGTAAGCTATGCTAATGACTACGTTAGACTTTAGACCCTGGCTTCATAAATAGTCACTATGAGGAGAGTGTGTGTTCAAAAACAGACTCACAGCAACCTATCATTTAGAGAGTAAAATTTGGTGTAATGTCTAGTTTTGGTTGGTCTTACCTCCAAACTTCCACTCCATGTCAACAAGCTGGTTGACCATCAGAGTCTGTCCAACAGCAAGTCTGGACAGTGTTGCGTAGTGCTCCCCCCACTGTAACAAACAGTTTGAAATGTCACTCCTGCGCCTATCAAATGATTTCTGACATTCAATGTGACTCTGACTAGTTTACTGAATCAAAGACTGCTCATAAAGAACAATTAAAGATCAAAAGATCAATGTATTCCAGCAATGCATTAAACAACATAGTGCATATAGCAGCAAGCGCAAAAGTGTTGGAACTGTTATCTTGACAGCGTGTTTtggatcagtgtcttgctgcaGGAAGTTTGATGCATTTGTCTGTCAATTGGCAGAGAAAATCTTTCAGAACGCCTGTGCATTCATTCTGCTGCAGTGATCATCAGTAAAGATCAGTGAGTCGGTTGCAGAAGTAGCCATACAGCTCAAGACTTGACACTACTTCAATCATGCGTCACATGATCATGCGTATCCTGGTATGGTAACGTCTCTGTATTTCTAATCACATACTCTTCTTCAAATGGTGGATCATGATAACTTCACATCTGCTTCAGCAGAAGTGTCAAAGAAGCCAATTACTTTTGTTTtgggctttttctttttagttctcAGAAATACTTCATTCAccagctgttgttttcctttgctgaGCTGTTCTGGTTATGTTGGTTTTTCCTAAGTTGTTGTATTGGccatgttaaatgtttgtgtgacgAGTTTGATTGTTCTTTCCCTCTGTTCTCAGATTCAAAACAGCTTGTATTTTTCACCATAGATAGCTTTGTGGTTTTCATGCTGGCTTTATAGTAACTACAGTCATGTTCAAGAATTAGTACATCctcttttaatttcatgttattttgagtaaaaacataatacaaaccATCTGATCGTAGCAGGTTTTAGTATTAGGCGAATACAACCTCAGACATGAAACAACATATACCTTTTTTGACCGTgccattattgttttattcaagCAATATGaaccaaagaaaaaataaacatttgggCAATGCCAAGTATCCCCCTGGATTTAATAGGATTTAAGAGGAGAAGTTGCAGGCAGGAGCTGCTAATCATCAGCCCTGGATTAACTGATCATCAGCACGTCTCCAGACATCTCTAAAAACAGTAGTTTTGGCAGCTTGCTGCTTCAGAGCTTTCAGGTTCCGGTTAACTCAGTCTCAAGAGGGAAATACATAAACAATGGACTTAGAGAAGCAGTCTTTGCTGCAGATCAATCTGGAAAGggttataaaaccatttccaaacaatttggTTGTTCTACAGTTTTTCCTCTACTGttctacagtgagaaagattatTCATAAGTAGAAAGCATTCAAGGGAGTTTCCAGTGTTCCCACGAGTGGACGTCCCAGCACCTTCACTCTAATTTCAGAATGTGCAATGCTCAAAGAAATCCAAAGAAACCTGAGAGCTACATGTCAGACCCTgagcatgttaaatgttaaagttgatgacaggaaaatgagaaaaggaCTGAACAAGAACAGTTTGTTTAGAGGGGCAAGCAGGAGAAAACGTCTTCCGACTTCTAAAACGATGAGACCAAAGTGGAGTTGTTTAGTCTTATTGACCAGCACCATGTCTggtgaaaaccaaacacagcattTCAGCGGAAACACCTCATACCCACTGTCAAGCACAGAAGAGGAGGGGTGTTTATTTGAGCTTGATTTGCAGCGACATGACCTGGGCATCTAGCAGTCATAAAGTCAACAATGAACTCCAGTCCAGAGTAGTCTAGAGGCAAAGGTGACAGCATCTGTCCAACAGCTGAAGCTTGGTCCAAATTGGTTCATGATACTGGACAATGATCTGAAGCAGATCAGAATGGCTTTATTCAACCCAGTTAAATGCTGTGGTGGGACTTTCAGAAAGCTGTGTGTAAGTGAAAGAACCAAAAACCTTTATAAACTAAACTAgtgttacaaaaaaaatgagTCAAAATTCCTGCACAGCGATGTGTCATTAAGTCACATAGGAAATGATTATTTGAAGTTATTGCTTCAAAGGTGAATGTGCAAGCTATTGAATCATAGGGGTACCCCCTATGGCACGGTGCATGGCACAGCATGATAATGCACGGTGAAAAAAGTTACATGTTGTTTTTCGACTGAGGTTGTATTTGCCAAATACTAAGACCAGCTATGATCAGATGATCTTTATTAGGTtcttacacataaaaacatagaagatattgtttgaatattttggaaaaaattCAGAAATTCCAAATTCCAAAACCATCTTTGTATATGAGTCCACATTCCGTGTATAATGAAGACACATGAATTTGGCTTAattgtttctatatttttgGAAGAGACTGTATGTGCTTGCTTggaaagaatgtaaaaaaatgtaaaaaaaaaaaaacagcatcaggattttttttacctgctgtgAAAAATGAGCTGCCTTGTCTTCATTTAGTCCTGAGGAAAGAACAGATAAAGCAGGATTCATTTCATCATAGTCCTTTTAACAATTATAAAAAGAATAGCCATGGGAATTCATTCTTTGTAGGCTTGTCAAAATGACAGGGTGTCATAAGAGGACAATATCTTGGAGCTATACTCGGATCCTGTTTTATAATTGACCCTGCTAATGAAGGTTTCAGATTTGTACCTAATGTCACAAGGTCTTCTTTGATCTGCTCCGCTGTCAGGTTTTTCTTCAGGGCTCCTGAGGAAAAAACACGAGAATCACTGTCAGTGAAACCAAAACATTCCTgtagctgcagcttttctgcaaCCTTAAAGCTCAACTTTCACCATTGTCTAGATTTGAGTGTCGTGGGAAACGGTGTGCATGAATGTTTAGATACACATCTACATGGATGATTGCCTTACAAAGAGgatgatatactgtataaacagcAAGGTTGTGCAATTAAAGTTTTGActtgaggaaaaagaaaaaaaaaggtcagacactttgtatatgtatatggaTAACTGGTTAGTAAGGCACGTGTGATTGGCTGTGCTGGAGTTTGAGACCAGAAAAGCTACTTTATccaaaacaacaatgacaataatCAGTTGTTGTTCAAACTGTAGTGAGGTGTTGactgttttaatttgaacagtttgtgctgctgttgaactacACTGTTATATTGACAGCTGTTTCTAAGACGTTGTTCATCCCTTTTTATCACTGATGCTAAATAACAGAATCATAAATTTAAAGAACAGCACAATGTAAAAGATCATACCGTTAAATCAGCAACTGCGTAAACAAACTTACAGAATTTAAAATAGGAGTAAATAATAAACTGATATTTGAGAGTATATAGGAAAGCATTATTTTGCCAACTTTGTGCTCGACCACCTTTATCACAGTGACTAAAACAACATAATGCAACAATACTGAGTAATGAAACCAGCCCAACCTTTCCACTGTCAGTCCTGTCACAAAGTGAATGAAAGCGTGTAAGCCGTTACTGTAGGGGACATATTTAGACGGTCCAATCATGCGTGATACACCTGTTTAGTGCTGCGGTGGGTGATatcaacagcagcagtgtgaaACTCTAAACCAACGCTAAATAATTAACATGTCATATCatgttttttctgaaatgcaaaatgtttataATAGCTGGCTTTTGGTGATGTaacatgttatttatgttttatgaatCAATAAgatgtaattttaatttcagctaAACTGATCCTTCAGAGAAAATCTAGATCAGCATGACTTGTTCTTCAGATAGAACCACCTCTAGTTTCAATCCCCTCGTGGTAAGAAATCAAAGCATATTTCTCAAAATATCTAACAACTCTTTTAGCTATTTGAGAAAGTGAAGGAAATGTCAATTCAGTTCTTATAAAAGCCCCGTTGCTCTCTCCACCTACAGTATTAACTCTATAGGTGCATGTGAGTTCATTACTCAATACCAAAATGTTCTGTGAGTAAAGCAGGGGCTCGCTAACTCTAGGACATACAGTGATTTGATCTTAGAGTCTGTCTTTTCCTCACCCTGTGGCACCAGAAGGACACTCTTCATCAGATTCTTCAGAGGACCAGCACTCATCCCGTGTTCCCCTGCAAACTCAGTGAGCAGCTGCATAAACCTCTCcgtctacacacaaacacaaacacagagacatgcagacacacacacacacacacacacacaaaggaaacaaaggaaAGGCAATGGTTTGCTTCAGTTCAGTTATTGAGGCATTTCCAAAATCTCATTAACATCAAAATTGTGTGTGTACCCATGCTTACCTCTTTGGGCTCCAGCAGGAACTGGAATAGAATCTCAATAATACGAAGAAACTGCTGCAtagaattaaacaaacaaaagtcttggttaatggaaaaatgtttcagCTCTTTGTAGTATTCAAAATGTGGAGTTTTGCTTAATACATGtgttaatatattataatattttttttagcaaacatttttttgtattctctTGTCGATCATATTAAGCAAAAGTAACTTTTAGATTATATTTATGCAGAACAAAGAATTCACATACTAAAcatattctttttattaaataaggAGCAAGAGTTCTGGACCAAGCAAAGCCTGAAACATTTATGTggttacaaaaaatctgaatgccatacttttttgtttcatctaCACACACCCTATGTTTAGGTTAACAAAACATAAGCTTCGCAAACTGCTGAAAGTTAGTTCCTTCCAGAAGATCACAGCAACCACTCACCCGTGCAGCACTATTTCAGCCCACTAATCTTTCCATTATAGTTCTCGatcatttatttaaaggttATATTTCCTCAT harbors:
- the commd7 gene encoding COMM domain-containing protein 7, with product MQLHFTKDVLPDSVSTDFQNLNKFNEQQFLRIIEILFQFLLEPKETERFMQLLTEFAGEHGMSAGPLKNLMKSVLLVPQGALKKNLTAEQIKEDLVTLGLNEDKAAHFSQQWGEHYATLSRLAVGQTLMVNQLVDMEWKFGVTVGTSEIQKVGNIFLQLKLVVRKGNSTENVYMELTLPQFYNFLHEMERAKASMECFS